From Alphaproteobacteria bacterium, the proteins below share one genomic window:
- a CDS encoding MFS transporter, whose protein sequence is MRLSYGWAVVGAGMVLSCLSMGSMFALAVYMPPMAADTGWSKTGISGAMTIDFLCMGLAAFFWGALSDRFGTRAVVLAGSILQGIGTVLASQASSLLEFQVYFGGVVGIAVGAFYAPLMATASGWFENNRSLAVALISAGMGAAPLIVAPTVRHLITVYDWRTAMLIVGIALWVLMIPAALLIRRPPVTLALTPAGGGGAPSDGYTMSAGRALRTPQFFAIALTHFFCCAAHSGPIFHMVSYAMVCGIGAMTAVTVYSVAGLSGLAGRLLLGVTADRVGVKPTLVVGLLVQAAAAGTYLFVGALGEFYALSVVFGIAYGGVMPLYAVLVRNYFGPHIMGTMFGGVSALASLGMALGPVAGGWVFDSFQSYNWLYVGSFGVGLGAVAIMLTFRPTRGAAQAARPLAA, encoded by the coding sequence ATGCGATTGTCCTATGGCTGGGCCGTGGTCGGCGCCGGCATGGTGCTGAGCTGCCTCAGCATGGGCAGCATGTTCGCGCTGGCGGTGTACATGCCGCCGATGGCGGCCGACACGGGCTGGTCGAAGACCGGCATCTCCGGCGCGATGACCATCGACTTCCTGTGCATGGGGCTGGCCGCTTTCTTCTGGGGCGCGCTGTCGGACCGCTTCGGCACGCGCGCCGTGGTGCTGGCGGGCAGCATCCTGCAGGGCATCGGCACGGTGCTGGCGAGCCAGGCGTCCTCGCTGCTGGAGTTCCAGGTCTATTTCGGCGGCGTCGTCGGCATCGCCGTCGGCGCCTTCTACGCGCCCTTGATGGCCACCGCCTCGGGCTGGTTCGAGAACAACCGCAGCCTCGCCGTGGCGCTGATCTCCGCCGGCATGGGCGCCGCACCACTGATCGTCGCGCCGACGGTGCGCCATCTGATCACCGTCTATGACTGGCGCACCGCCATGCTGATCGTCGGCATCGCGCTGTGGGTGCTGATGATCCCGGCGGCGCTGCTGATCCGCCGCCCGCCGGTGACGCTGGCGCTCACCCCCGCCGGCGGCGGCGGCGCGCCGAGCGACGGCTACACGATGAGCGCCGGCCGGGCGCTGCGCACGCCGCAGTTCTTCGCCATTGCGCTTACGCATTTCTTCTGCTGCGCCGCGCACTCCGGTCCGATCTTCCACATGGTGAGCTACGCCATGGTGTGCGGCATCGGCGCCATGACCGCGGTCACGGTCTACAGCGTCGCCGGCCTTTCCGGGCTCGCCGGCCGGCTGCTGCTGGGCGTCACCGCCGACCGCGTCGGTGTCAAGCCGACCCTGGTCGTCGGCCTGCTGGTGCAGGCCGCCGCAGCCGGCACCTATCTCTTCGTCGGCGCGCTGGGCGAGTTCTACGCGCTCTCCGTCGTCTTCGGCATCGCCTATGGCGGTGTCATGCCGCTCTACGCCGTGCTGGTGCGCAACTATTTCGGCCCGCACATCATGGGCACCATGTTCGGCGGCGTCTCGGCGCTGGCCAGCCTCGGCATGGCGCTCGGGCCGGTCGCCGGCGGCTGGGTGTTCGATAGCTTCCAGTCCTACAACTGGCTCTATGTCGGCTCCTTCGGCGTCGGCCTGGGCGCCGTGGCGATCATGCTCACCTTTCGCCCGACGCGCGGCGCGGCGCAGGCCGCGCGGCCGCTCGCTGCGTGA
- a CDS encoding FMN-binding glutamate synthase family protein, with amino-acid sequence MGTIALAFMPRYAAFTLSIVAAIVLLVLSFVYAGFLVLFLIAAALVGLGVYDVMQKKSSILRNYPITAHIRFLLEAFRPEIRQYFLESDTDGTPFNREKRSIVYQRAKGQLDKKPFGTQLDVYGNAFEWMHHSIVARHPSSEPFRVSIGGPDCTQPYSASVFNISAMSFGSLSANAVRALNTGAKRGGFYHDTGEGGFSPYHRENGGDIVWEIGSGYFGCRNPDGTFSEERFRETVAAPQIKMIEIKLSQGAKPGHGGVLPAAKVSPEISLTRGVPQGEDCISPPFHSAFATPLEMMAFIAKLRALSDGRPVGFKLCIGHPWEFLGMCKAMLETGIYPDFIVVDGAEGGTGAAPLEFLDHIGMPLREGLLFVHNALVGLNIRDRIRIGVAGKITSAFDIARAMALGADWCNAARGFMMAVGCIQSQSCHTDRCPTGVATQDPWRQRALDVPDKAERVYRFHASTLKALAEVVASAGLDHPSQLQPRHFSQRIAPNKVKSFDRLYRFLEPGEILRGTNDPRFTEPWRVARADSFAPTP; translated from the coding sequence ATGGGCACGATCGCGCTCGCCTTCATGCCGCGCTACGCGGCGTTCACGCTGTCGATCGTGGCGGCGATCGTGCTGCTGGTGCTGTCCTTCGTCTATGCCGGCTTCCTGGTGCTGTTCCTGATCGCCGCGGCGCTGGTCGGCCTCGGCGTCTACGACGTGATGCAGAAGAAGAGCAGCATCCTGCGCAACTACCCGATCACCGCCCATATCCGCTTCCTGCTCGAGGCGTTCCGCCCCGAGATCCGCCAGTATTTCCTGGAGAGCGACACCGACGGCACGCCGTTCAACCGCGAGAAGCGCTCGATCGTCTACCAGCGCGCCAAGGGCCAGCTCGACAAGAAGCCGTTCGGCACCCAGCTCGACGTCTACGGCAATGCCTTCGAATGGATGCACCACTCGATCGTCGCGCGCCATCCTTCGAGCGAGCCGTTCCGCGTCTCGATCGGCGGACCGGACTGCACGCAGCCCTACTCGGCCTCGGTGTTCAACATCTCGGCGATGAGCTTCGGCTCGCTCAGCGCCAACGCGGTGCGCGCGCTGAACACCGGCGCGAAGCGCGGCGGCTTCTATCACGACACCGGCGAGGGCGGCTTCAGCCCCTATCACAGGGAGAACGGCGGCGACATCGTGTGGGAGATCGGCAGCGGCTATTTCGGCTGCCGCAACCCCGACGGCACGTTCAGCGAGGAACGCTTCCGCGAAACGGTGGCCGCGCCGCAGATCAAGATGATCGAGATCAAGCTGTCGCAGGGCGCCAAGCCGGGCCATGGCGGCGTGCTGCCGGCGGCCAAGGTGTCGCCCGAGATCTCGCTGACGCGTGGCGTGCCGCAGGGCGAGGACTGCATCTCGCCGCCGTTCCATTCGGCCTTCGCCACGCCGCTGGAGATGATGGCGTTCATCGCCAAGCTGCGGGCGCTGAGCGACGGGCGGCCGGTGGGCTTCAAGCTGTGCATCGGCCATCCCTGGGAATTCCTCGGCATGTGCAAGGCGATGCTCGAGACCGGGATCTATCCGGATTTCATCGTCGTCGACGGCGCCGAGGGCGGCACCGGCGCGGCGCCGCTGGAGTTCCTCGACCATATCGGCATGCCTTTACGCGAAGGCCTGCTGTTCGTGCACAACGCGCTGGTCGGCCTGAACATCCGCGACCGCATCCGCATCGGCGTGGCCGGCAAGATCACGTCGGCCTTCGACATCGCGCGCGCCATGGCGCTGGGCGCCGACTGGTGCAACGCGGCGCGCGGATTCATGATGGCGGTGGGCTGCATCCAGTCGCAGAGCTGCCACACCGATCGCTGCCCGACCGGCGTGGCGACGCAGGATCCGTGGCGCCAGCGCGCGCTCGACGTGCCCGACAAGGCCGAGCGCGTCTATCGCTTCCACGCCTCGACGCTCAAGGCGCTGGCCGAGGTCGTGGCCTCGGCCGGGCTCGACCATCCCAGCCAGCTGCAGCCGAGGCATTTCTCGCAGCGCATCGCGCCCAACAAGGTCAAGAGCTTCGACCGGCTGTACCGCTTCCTCGAGCCGGGCGAGATCCTGCGCGGCACCAACGATCCGCGCTTCACCGAGCCCTGGCGCGTCGCCCGCGCCGACAGCTTCGCGCCCACGCCGTGA
- a CDS encoding alpha/beta fold hydrolase encodes MSYAENDGVRIYYEIEGSGPPLLLQHGFSQNLNDWRQLGYVKELASRYQVVLMDARGHGQSDKPHDPEDYSIDKHVADVLAVMNAAGIERAHFWGYSMGGWIGFGLVIKSPARLNKAVLGGVQPYGRPARQGGPDGSNAEEFVRDFCKRMGIDFDTLPADFQNYLLSSDTKAWVASLQLPRESLENALPGISTPCLLYAGDKDGLYAQAQKAASQMPNASFVGVSGAHVPAFLDSAAVLPHVLKFLG; translated from the coding sequence ATGAGCTACGCAGAGAACGACGGGGTAAGAATTTACTACGAGATAGAGGGTAGCGGGCCCCCCCTTCTCTTGCAGCATGGCTTCAGCCAGAACCTCAATGACTGGCGCCAATTGGGATATGTCAAAGAACTGGCTTCGAGGTATCAAGTCGTCCTCATGGATGCTCGCGGTCATGGGCAAAGTGACAAGCCGCACGATCCCGAGGACTATTCAATTGACAAGCACGTAGCCGACGTTCTCGCCGTAATGAATGCCGCCGGCATCGAGCGGGCCCATTTCTGGGGCTATTCGATGGGCGGATGGATCGGGTTCGGACTGGTCATCAAATCCCCTGCGCGTCTCAACAAGGCTGTGCTCGGCGGCGTCCAGCCCTATGGCCGGCCAGCGCGACAGGGTGGTCCAGACGGCAGCAATGCAGAGGAGTTCGTGCGAGACTTTTGCAAAAGGATGGGAATCGACTTCGATACTCTGCCTGCCGACTTCCAGAACTACCTGCTGTCATCAGACACGAAGGCTTGGGTTGCTTCGTTGCAGTTGCCACGCGAGTCGCTCGAGAATGCGCTGCCTGGCATCAGCACGCCTTGCCTTCTCTATGCTGGGGACAAGGACGGCCTCTATGCGCAGGCCCAGAAGGCAGCATCCCAAATGCCTAATGCGTCGTTCGTCGGGGTCAGTGGCGCCCACGTACCGGCGTTCCTGGACTCTGCGGCGGTGCTGCCGCATGTCCTAAAATTCCTCGGCTGA
- a CDS encoding aspartate-semialdehyde dehydrogenase, giving the protein MSYAVGIVGATGLVGGLMRAILAERDFPVASLRLFASARSAGTSIRWKDRDIVVDDAASADYAGLDFVFFSAGGATSKQLAPKVAAAGAIVIDNSSAWRADPDVPLVVSEVNPHALDSIPRGIIANPNCTTMAAMPVLKPLHEAAGLRRLIASTYQAVSGAGIAGVRELEEQVGATASGSGALAHDGRALDFPAPHKWAVPIAHNVVPLNYRIVEDGYTEEEIKLRDESRKILEIPDLLVSGTCVRVPVYTGHSLSMNVEFERPISVQQATQLLSRAPGVVLSEVPNPLEATGRDAVYVGRIRRDPTVAHGLVLFCTGDNLRKGAALNAVQIAEVLTQRAAARPAPRRASGER; this is encoded by the coding sequence CTTCCCGGTCGCCTCGCTGCGCCTCTTCGCCTCGGCGCGCTCGGCCGGCACGTCCATCCGGTGGAAGGACCGCGACATCGTCGTCGACGACGCGGCGAGCGCCGACTATGCCGGCCTCGACTTTGTCTTCTTCTCGGCCGGCGGCGCGACCTCGAAGCAGCTGGCGCCGAAGGTGGCCGCGGCGGGCGCGATCGTCATCGACAACTCCTCGGCCTGGCGCGCCGATCCCGACGTGCCGCTGGTCGTCTCCGAGGTCAATCCGCACGCGCTTGACTCGATCCCCCGGGGCATCATCGCCAATCCCAACTGCACGACCATGGCGGCCATGCCGGTGCTCAAGCCGCTGCACGAGGCGGCCGGCCTGCGCCGCCTGATCGCCAGCACCTACCAGGCGGTGTCGGGCGCCGGCATCGCCGGGGTGCGCGAGCTGGAGGAGCAGGTCGGCGCCACCGCATCCGGCTCCGGCGCGCTGGCGCATGACGGGCGCGCGCTCGACTTCCCGGCGCCGCACAAGTGGGCGGTGCCGATCGCGCACAACGTCGTGCCGCTGAACTACCGCATCGTCGAGGATGGCTACACCGAGGAGGAGATCAAGCTGCGCGACGAGAGCCGCAAGATCCTCGAGATCCCTGACTTGCTCGTATCAGGCACCTGCGTGCGTGTGCCGGTCTATACCGGCCATTCGCTGTCGATGAATGTCGAGTTCGAGCGGCCGATCTCGGTGCAGCAGGCCACGCAGCTGCTGAGCCGCGCGCCCGGCGTGGTGCTGAGCGAGGTGCCCAATCCGTTGGAGGCGACGGGCCGCGACGCGGTCTATGTCGGCCGCATCCGGCGCGACCCCACCGTGGCGCACGGCCTGGTGCTGTTCTGCACCGGCGACAACCTGCGCAAGGGCGCGGCGCTCAACGCGGTGCAGATCGCCGAGGTGCTCACGCAGCGAGCGGCCGCGCGGCCTGCGCCGCGCCGCGCGTCGGGCGAAAGGTGA